The nucleotide sequence TGCAGTTAGGTTTGATGTGGAAAACAACTTTTGACAAAGTAGCCAAGCAGTCAGTTTCCCTCACCAGCTCCTGGAATGAGAATATTTTTATGCAATATACAATAGTAATATATTTGACGTTCTTTAGATACAAGCTTATTAACAAGTGTGTTCAAgataataataaacaacaaacaaaaacaatgccaTTACAAGTGTTCCAtatgaaaaaaaggtttttaaaaaggcatgaaaaagaaaacaaaaatgccagtatataatttaatataatatatataattttatatataaCTTTATATGTAGAGACAGTTTAAAACAACACCATTAAATATTGTAAGTAGTGATCAATGTTCAATAATTATGAATAACTTTCAATTACTCTACTACTCTGGTGTCACCTAGTgcacacaaaagaaaatacattgaatctaaaaacaaaccaacatgTTTAGTCCTTAATTGTGTGTTAACCCAAATTGTAAAGCTGATTTCACAATCAAATATCAAATTGACATAAAGTATGCATGATTTCTGCTAATAATGATGTGTAGTGTTAATTAATGATGTTTTTATATGATTTCTGACCTGTTAATGCAGCTTTTAATTTGCAGGTAGGTCAAGCAAGGAGTTCATATGCAACATGGGTTGTCATGTGAGATGTTGTGGCTCgttattaatatatttaaatagaaCAGCAGTGATACTGATAGAAGGTTATCGGGAGTTATTATGGGTCTTCCAAGTAAAGCTGCCTTTGGGAGAAGCTAGAGCCATTTATCAGTTCTTAATGGGAATCTAGAAGGCCGACCTGTGAATACTAACCCATTCATCCCATTTCTCAGTTTCAGAAACCATCTGATAGTTTAATTCATTAACTGAAAACgttaaacatttacattaatCAGGAAAACTGCTTTTAGAAAAAGTTTATTCAGTTGTTACATTCCTACATTGAATTGCATGTTGTTATAAAAGATCAGAATAGCATTTCCCCAGTTTAAATTGTGAATGGAGTTGTGAGTTTTTGCTGAATTGTCTCTATGACCCTCATAGAGCCCTTATGTCTTTGTGTCATCACAATTCCAGATCTCGCGAACTGGAACGTAATATGTAATCAACCCTGGccccagagagagagagagtgttgtGTCCTGCAGAGCTGAAATGTCACTCTGCTGTCTGTAGGCCTTGCAGCACAGACGGCCTGAGTGTTTGACTGGGGGAATCAGGACATCTGGAGGGAATCAAAATGTCCTCTGGTATTTGACAGCAGATGAAGAAGCAGTCTTAACGCAGCATATCAATCTGCTTATTTGTGTTTGAAAGAGTCTCGGAGCCATGTCGACTCTACTGAACTGCATCTCCAGGTCCTGTCTTGTCTTGTCCCAGAGAAGGGTTCATCAGAAAGTTGTTGGAAGGAGGCATTTCAGGACCTTTCCTGGATTATGGGACCAAAAGGCTACCAGAGGTAGGACCTGTACTGCTCAGACCCAATCTCTCTTGATTTGGATTTGCTCCTTGTCCAGCTTTAGAGCTCAAAGTCACATTCCTTTTGGCCCAGAGAagtggaaaacatctcagatcATAAAATGCTTTTAGAAGGTTAGCTGAGATTTTTCCAAAAAAGGGAAATACACTGTGAAGCAGGCAGTTGTTTCACTCGCTGACTTGTAGGTGCTGCTAACATGTAGGTCAGGTAAAGGTGACACGTTGAATCCTAACTGCTGTCTGGCAAGTCTTCTGGACAGATGTATGTTTGTGCAGAAACTTCACTGTAGAGACACCAAAGAGTGTTTGTGGTTGTTTTCGGGGTTACTGAGAGCTTTAAAGTTGAAATTCTGAGTGTCTCTGTAGGAGTGGAGGCCTCTCTGTGCGCATGGTGGATCAGAGCCAATCACCTGCTACTTATGTCACCATGGTGGCGAAGTCACCGAGCCATGTATGGATAAAGAAATGTGCAACATGATATTGTTCCCAGCTGCACAATGTCAGCTGCACACTCACGCTCGCTCTCTAAAGTCAGTGCATGGAAACATGTAATATTTGGGTCACAACTTTAAATATTCATCTCAAAATGTTTCTCAAAAACCTCTAAAGAAAGGCAGGCCTAACTGTCACACGTTGTGTTTATTTAGGTATTCCCTACAAAGATTTAGTGGTtggtgttcctaaagaaacagTGTTGAATGAACGTCGGGTGGCGTTGTCACCTGCCGGAGTTCAGGCTCTAGTCAAACAGGGCTTCAAGGTGCAAGTGGAGAGTGGAGCAGGAGATGAAGCCAAGTTCTCTGACCAGCAGTACAAGGACGCAGGAGCCACCATCACTGACGTCAAGGGAGCTCTTGGCTCAGATTTGGTCCTCAAGGTTTCACACATCCCTTTTTTTGCTCTTAACATTGTCCTTTAACTATCTGAAACCCTATAATCTTTGCTGCCACTCATTTATTCCTTTCTTTTTCAGGTTCGAGCTCCCAGTTTAAGTGAAGCAGATCTCCTGAAGCCCAGGTCCACCTTGGTGAGCTTCATCTATCCGGCACAGAATCCAGACCTGATGAAGAAGCTGTCTGAGAGGCAGAGCACTGTGCTGGCCATGGACCAGGTGCCCAGAGTTACAATCGCACAAGGATATGATGCACTCAGCTCCATGGCCAACATCGCCGGGTAAAGCAATATGTAGATAAACATGCAGAGATTAGGGGTTTCAACACATAGCTGGTATCACTGACTGATGATGTGTGTCATGTACTCAGATAagagcatccatccatccatccatccatccatccatccatccatccatccaagtgTAAACAGAcatgtacactcaccggccactttatgaAGCACACCTTCCTAGtcccgggttggacccccttttgccttcagaactgccataatcctttgtggcatagattcaaaccatcagaagatgggtacactgtggtcaaagagggatggacatggtcagcaacaatactcaggtaggctgtggcgttgacacgatgctcaattggtactaaagggcccaaagtgtgccaagaaaatatcccccacaccattacacaaccaccatcagcctgaaccattgatacaaggcaggatggatccatgctttcatcttgttgatgccaaattctgaccccaccatccgaatgttgcagcagaaatcgagactcatcagaccaggcaacgtttttccaatcttctattgtccaattttggtgagcctgtgcaaattgtagcctcagtttcctgttcttagctgataggagtggcacccggtgtggtcttctgctgctgtagcccattcgcctcaaggttcgacgtgttgtgtgttcagagatgctcttctgcatgccttggttgtaacaagtggttatttgagttactgttgcctttcagctcgaaccagtctggccattctcctctgacctctggcatcaacaaagcgtttgcgcccacagaactgctgcccacttgatattttctcttttacggaccattctctgtaaaccttagAGATGGTAGTGAGTAAAAATCCctgtagatcagcagtttctgaaatactcagaccatgccatgttcaaagtcacttaaatcacctttcttccccattctgatgctcggtttgaactgcagcagatcatctcgaccatgtctacatgcctacaTGCAATGAGTTggtgccatgtgattggctgattagacatttgcgttaacgagcattTGGGTGTtactaataaagtggccggtgagtgtagtaATCACATACAAATGTGCTGCATAAACTGTGATTGATGAATTAAAGGCCTGCCATCCAAGTGTTTCTTCTAAACGCCCTGATACACCAATAACTGACCCCTTCAGCAGGCTGGACATGTTATTATAAATTGATGATTAGTTTATCTCAAACATTATATTGTCATCATAATGAGTTGTTGTTGACTGTTAAAGTTTGGTACAAAGGTGGCTAAAATGTCATTGGTTTTTTGAACACCAGTATATGATGTGAATGCTAGTAACCTGTACTCAACAGTGGCAGTGCAAGTATAAATCTCATCAATAGGGATGCTCTGAAAGCTGTTTCCAGTCATAAACCTTTTTACATAAAGATGTACACTATTAAATAAAACCTGCGCAATTTAAACCAATTCTAAAAGAAATACCTATTTCCAAACATATAGGAGTCCAGTtggttattttatatattttaacttGTTGTTGACACATTTTAACAGTGAATTATTATGAATTTCAAATAATGtatgcaaaaacattaaatcagaaaCTGCTTCTAACCTATTTGATTAATCAATAGTTATGGACTACtttttttctgtcacatatagcacatattaaaatacagttttttgttACAGTTTATGTGgccttggtttttatttttgcagataCAAAGCTGTGGTTTTAGCTGCCAACCACTTCGGCCGGTTCTTTACTGGTCAAATCACAGCTGCAGGAAAAGTACCTCCAGCTAAGGTAACCTGCAGCTAAGTGTTCTGtcgtttttaattattttcttttacagacACCATAAAAACTGTGGACTGAGTCTTCGCTTGTTGTTTCTACTGCACACAGGTCCTGGTTATTGGAGGTGGAGTGGCTGGTTTAGCAGCAGCGGGGGCAGCCAAGTCCATGGGAGCCATAGTGAGAGGATTTGACACCAGGTATgagatgaaaggaaaatgacaccTTGTGTTTCAGACTGCAGACTCAGTGTTGATGGTTTTAAGATTTTGACGATAAGATGACTGTTTCCTGTCAGGCCAGCAGCACTTGAACAGTTCAAGTCATTTGGGGCAGAACCTTTGGAAGTAGACATCAAAGAGTCTGGTGAAGGGGTCGGCGGTTACGCCAAGGAGATGTCAAAGGAGTTCATTGAGGCTGAGATGGCACTGTTCGCCAGGCAATGTAAAGATGTTGACATTATCGTCAGCACTGCCCTGATCCCAGGTCAGTAGCAATGAAACTTTCAACCGTCTTTGTCTTAATCTTTGAGTGTTGAAAGCTAATGGATAGATGATGCACTGTTTCCGCACAGCAATACTCAACCAAATAACAGGTATCAAAACATCCTTCAGAGAGATGATTGTTGGGGATTTCTTCCTATTTCTTCTTATAAGTACCACCCGAACTCAACAAGAACGTTCCTTTCTTTTATTCACATAGATCTTTGGCGGTGGATTTTATTATGGTGTTATTCTTACTTACATTGGAAGCTTGCATACAGCAGTCTTGACTAGCTTGGCTTGAACACTTGAAGGGAAGAAAAGCAttgccacagcatgatgctgtcaccactgtGCCTCATTGTAGGAATGGTGTTTTCAGAGGTGTGCAGTGAAAGTTTTCTGTCGCAAACAGTATTTTGCTTGtaggttcagttttggtcttatctggCCATAACACCTTCATGTTTTCAGTTTGCATCTAAAtagcttgtgacaaactgttaacaggacttcttatgactATTGTTAAACAATGGCTATCTTCATTCCACTAtaccataaagaccagatttgtgaagtgcacaactAATTATTGATCTCCGACCTGATCTGCTCATCTATGCAACACCTCCAgggttaccatgggcctccaggctgcttctctaattaatactgtcctctctgtctctgttcactaatattctttaacaaacctctgaggcctttacggAACCTCTTAAAGCAATTTGTTGCATTGGGTTTTACTTAGGGGTGTCAGAATAAAAGGATAGAATATAGATACATGGCACAATTTTTTACCACCAATTATGCGCCactttgtgttcatcaattACATAAACTCCAATATAATATTTAAAGTTTGTACAGTAGTTGCAATGTCACACACTATAAAAAAGTTCAATTGAAATAAATACTTGGCTGAGGCTGAAGTATTGCACAAAACGTTCTAACCAGACCTCACCTTTCATTTTTACATACCTTCAGAGCATCCAGACTTTTTTGCAAGTGCTTGTTCAATAGTTTTTAGGTGTTTTTAGTCTTTCTTTGGACTTCAGATACTTTCTTATTAATTTTCTTGTCTTGACCTGATTATGACAGCAAACTGTGCAGGCGCTGCCAAAAAATCAAGAAGGTCAACAGATAAAAAGCTACCTACAGCATGTAAATCATTACATTAAAAGAAAGAGTAGGAAAAATCAGGACCTGAGGGGAGCTAAAAGCTTTTTTGGAAATAACCTTGTCTTTGCTTAATACAATTTTATGTATCAAATATCCTTGTGTCTGGTAATTTTTCCTGTGTTCTTCTTCAAAATGGAAACTAACTGTGTCTTTGTGAACTTGATGCAGATCCCTTGTCTGTCTCCGATCTTGTTTTCATGCAGGAAAAAAAGCTCCTGTTTTAATTAAGAAGGAGTTTGTCGAGTCAATGAAGGACGGCTCTGTGGTGGTGGACCTGGCTGCAGAAACTGGTGGAAACATCGAGACCACCAAGCCAGGGGAACTGTATGTCTACAAGGTGAGTTTTCTGACTGtatcttaaaataaatcaatctatTCACCTCTGAGAAAAATTTACTGATGAagaactttttctttttcaaccaGGGAGTGACTCACATCGGTTACAGCGACCTTCCCAGCCGCATGGCCACACAGGCCAGCACTCTGTATTCAAACAATATCCTGAAGCTGCTGAAGGGCATCAGCCCAGACAAAGAATACTTCCACTACGAGCACTCCGAGGAATTTGACTATGGAACAATCGACCATGTCATCCGTGGGACTCTTGTAATGAAGGTTGGTTCTGATTTGCTCTAAAGGTCTCTGCTGGCATTCTTCACTCCCTCTCAGCAGAAGCTATCAGATCTTGTCAAGCCAAATTTCAGGATCAAATGAGTACCAAAACCCAGTTCCAGCTGGGAAAGGCTCAAGCTGGATTCTGGCAAGAATgttacaaatgttttaaaacatactTCTCCAGAAATTTTGGTTTGGACACTATTTATGGCAAGCTCAACAGAACATATCAGCTAACTGTTGGTTGAACTAAGCATGATTTAGGCATCTCTAGAGTTAATGTATCTTCAAAACCACTGCTAACTGACTGATGATTGCTGTTTGTTTAGCGTAATCTCCAGTGGAGACCTCCCAGCATCCAGTCCAGATGTCCCAAAATGCAAATCACACAAATATTGAATTCTGTTTCTAACATATAAACTTTATGGATGTCTTACCTGTGCTCACTCAGgtatttttgtgtcttttttcacCTCAACAGGAAGGTCACAACATGTTCCCGTCCCCACTGCCAAAAACGGCCCCGGCAGCCCCTGTAAAACAGAAAACCGTGGCGGAGTTAAAGGCTGAAAAGGCTGCAATAGTTTCCCCTTTTAACCGCACCTTGACCTCTGCCGGGGTCTACACTGCAGGTCAGACATGAGAGGGCAGATTCTGGGAGAAATATTCATCTGCAGATTTCATAGCTCCAATTGCATTGTAAGGGACAGCTTTATATTAaatcaaacatgtggaagagtTGAACACAACAGGAAGTTGTTTAAATGTCTTGAAGTCACCACTTATTCCTATATGTTCCATAGATAGTTTATGGATACCATTTAAGAGCAAGCTGTAAGAAAAAGTAGACAAATGTGagcattgtttgtgttttaggtTCTTAAATGTGAAGCTGAACTGCTGTGCCTTTACAACATGCAAAGTGACAACCTTTGAGTGTACAAATATAAATTCCTATTTGAATGAATGTTTTTGTAGACCGTCAGTCTTTTCGTTTGAGGCATGCAGAACTAGCCACTCAGCAGTCACTTTGCAAAAGGTTTTATGAGATTGTCTTCTTCAGAGATTTGAAttggaattattatttaaaaatataaattgaaaAACAACAGTGTTGTCAACGGATTCACAAAATTAAAGAAGTCCCaataaatactttttagaaATTGACCATAGACATTTGAGATTAGGATGTTATGTTGAAGATGTaaaagtcttttattgtttttgcctTACATCTACATAAAAGGCACATTTTAGCCTCATCTTGAAGCTCCATGTTTTTGTGTAGCTAACCGAAGagcaattttaaaaaacaatcatatCATAACTCCACCATGATAGGTTCATGTGGATGCTCCacacctttatttctgtcttttggTTTATGCTCATGGCAGTGTTACAATGCCACATACAGGCCTAATATAGTTACTGTAATTTTCAAAGATGACAAACGTCCTGTTTTCATCTAGACGAGGCCTGAAAACTTTGGCTCTACTTCTTCTCAATCCAATACTTGCATTACTTTTACAGCACAGAAACATAACTGCATTAACGTTTTATGCTGTATAAACAGTGGAAACCTCCATAGCTCTACATAGAATTGTGTTTTGCAAATGTACtgaattaaacataaatatgttgAGCAATGAGTgttctaaaacttttctaattttcATTTAGATtcaagaaatgaaaataatatatcAAAGAATGATTGCTATGGAATAACATGGTAACTCAGGAGTCCCACGTTCATCTGTTTTGGGTTAGAAATCAATTCACACAGGGGAAAAACCATTTATCCTGTTCGATTGATCctagtttaaaaaatatgtacaGATGCTTATAGAATCATTATGCATCTGCTCTGCTGTTTGTCTTTATAACAGGTGTGTCCACCTGTCTAGCTCTGGGCATCATCTCCCCCAACGCAGCTTTCACTCAAATGGTCACAACCTTTGGTTTGGCTGGGATCGTGGGATACCACACCGTGTGGGGGGTGACCCCCGCACTACACTCGCCTCTCATGTCTGTCACCAATGCTATCTCAGGTCAGGGCGTCAGTGTACAGTCTGGTGCTTTAGGTGGTTCTTTGCTCGTATTATTAATGCTGCCTGTTCTGTCTCTCAGGTCTGACCGCAGTAGGAGGCCTGGTGCTAATGGGTGGAGGTCTCACACCCTCCAGCCTGCCTGAGACTCTCGCCCTGGCTGCTGCCTTTGTTTCCTCCATCAACATTGCTGGTCTGACAGTAATCATGGACATAGCAGTAAAGAACATGATTTATTACCTGTTTAGCTAAATGTATACTACCTGTTTTTGCCATGCAGGTGGTTTCCTTATCACCCAGAGAATGCTGGACATGTTCAAACGTCCCACTGACCCTCCTGAATACAATTACCTTTATTTTCTGCCTGGGGCTGCATTTGTAGGAGGATACGGAGCTTCAGTGGCTGCTGGATTCAGCATAGAGCAGGTGATGGACATTCGGCAATCTTCCTTGCCAATAAATTTCATAACCTGTCAGATCCATGTGGTAACAGCACATCATCACACTATGTGCTATGTTGTTCTGGTTAACCTTTCAGCCCAATTATACGGATGCTCATTGCATtcaccaaagaaaacaaaatagacATCTTTTCTCGTATCTCGTAATAGTGGGAAAAGATCTTGTAATTACGACATTGCAGCTTCCGATTTGGGAAACAGTTAAAGGGCAATTCCACCTCATTTTTCCTTACCTTCAGCATCTTTAATCTGCTCCAACTCAAAAACTACAGTACTTAAATACTTCAAA is from Girardinichthys multiradiatus isolate DD_20200921_A chromosome 4, DD_fGirMul_XY1, whole genome shotgun sequence and encodes:
- the LOC124866476 gene encoding NAD(P) transhydrogenase, mitochondrial-like, coding for MSTLLNCISRSCLVLSQRRVHQKVVGRRHFRTFPGLWDQKATRGIPYKDLVVGVPKETVLNERRVALSPAGVQALVKQGFKVQVESGAGDEAKFSDQQYKDAGATITDVKGALGSDLVLKVRAPSLSEADLLKPRSTLVSFIYPAQNPDLMKKLSERQSTVLAMDQVPRVTIAQGYDALSSMANIAGYKAVVLAANHFGRFFTGQITAAGKVPPAKVLVIGGGVAGLAAAGAAKSMGAIVRGFDTRPAALEQFKSFGAEPLEVDIKESGEGVGGYAKEMSKEFIEAEMALFARQCKDVDIIVSTALIPGKKAPVLIKKEFVESMKDGSVVVDLAAETGGNIETTKPGELYVYKGVTHIGYSDLPSRMATQASTLYSNNILKLLKGISPDKEYFHYEHSEEFDYGTIDHVIRGTLVMKEGHNMFPSPLPKTAPAAPVKQKTVAELKAEKAAIVSPFNRTLTSAGVYTAGVSTCLALGIISPNAAFTQMVTTFGLAGIVGYHTVWGVTPALHSPLMSVTNAISGLTAVGGLVLMGGGLTPSSLPETLALAAAFVSSINIAGGFLITQRMLDMFKRPTDPPEYNYLYFLPGAAFVGGYGASVAAGFSIEQMMYLGSGLCCVGALAGLSAQNTSRLGNALGMMGVAGGIAATIGALKPSPELLSQMSLAMATGGTLGLTIAKRIEITDLPQLVAAFHSLVGLAAVLTCIAEYMIEFPHLETHPAAGVLKTVAYLGTYIGGVTFSGSLVAYGKLQGILDSAPLLLPGRHMLNAGLMAASVGGMVPFMLSSSYGTGMGCLMGLSGLSAVMGVTLTAAIGGADMPVVITVLNSYSGWALCAEGFLLDNNLMTIVGALIGSSGAILSYVMCVAMNRSLPNVILGGYGTTSTLGGKPMEIVGTHTEVNVEQTVDIIKEANTVLITPGWGLCAAKAQYPIADMVKMLREQGKTVRFGIHPVAGRMPGQLNVLLAEAGVPYDVVLEMDEINDDFPETDLTLVIGANDTVNSAAQEDPNSIIAGMPVLEVWKSKQVIVMKRTLGVGYAAVDNPIFYKPNTSMLLGDAKKTCDALQAKIREVYY